The Mesorhizobium loti genome includes a region encoding these proteins:
- a CDS encoding ABC transporter permease, with protein sequence MDRLGFLTGRAARAVLILFGVIVLNFVLLRLAPGDAASVLAGDQGAADPAFVAELRHDLGLDRSVPEQLWIYTKSLARLDFGQSYRDQRPVIDIIAERLPATLLLTVTAFGFALAAGITLGSIAARHAGTLLDTVLTGISVMFFAMPLFWTGLMAILLFSVWLNWLPSYGMQTVGEGGSDLSLVGDVAVHLILPALTLGLFYMAIYMRVTRASVLDVLDRDFVRTARAKGLRPGLIWRQHVLRNALLPIITFASLQAGQLIGGSILIETVFAWPGVGRLAFDALMQRDYNLLLAIFFITSAIVVVINLVADFLYVAADPRIELGA encoded by the coding sequence ATGGATCGTCTTGGTTTCCTGACGGGACGGGCTGCCCGCGCGGTTCTCATTCTGTTTGGCGTTATCGTCCTCAACTTCGTGCTGCTTCGGCTGGCACCCGGCGATGCGGCATCGGTCCTGGCCGGAGACCAGGGCGCGGCCGACCCGGCCTTTGTCGCGGAACTGCGCCATGACCTCGGGCTCGATCGCTCTGTTCCCGAGCAGTTGTGGATCTACACCAAATCGCTGGCGCGTCTCGACTTCGGCCAATCCTACCGGGACCAGCGCCCTGTCATCGACATCATCGCGGAACGGCTGCCGGCGACACTGCTGCTGACAGTGACGGCATTCGGCTTTGCGCTGGCGGCCGGCATTACGCTTGGGTCGATCGCCGCCCGGCACGCCGGCACTCTGCTCGACACTGTGCTCACCGGCATTTCGGTGATGTTCTTTGCCATGCCGCTGTTCTGGACCGGCCTGATGGCGATCCTGCTGTTCTCGGTCTGGCTCAACTGGCTGCCATCCTACGGCATGCAGACGGTGGGCGAGGGCGGTTCGGATCTCTCGCTTGTCGGGGATGTGGCCGTCCACCTCATTCTTCCGGCCCTGACGCTCGGCCTGTTCTATATGGCCATCTACATGCGCGTGACGCGCGCCTCGGTGCTCGACGTGCTTGATCGCGATTTCGTCCGCACCGCCAGGGCCAAGGGCCTGAGACCGGGTCTGATCTGGCGCCAGCATGTTCTGAGGAACGCGCTGCTGCCGATCATCACCTTCGCCTCCTTGCAGGCCGGGCAGCTGATCGGCGGTTCGATCCTGATAGAGACGGTCTTCGCCTGGCCGGGCGTCGGGCGTCTCGCCTTCGATGCCCTCATGCAGCGGGACTACAACCTCCTGCTGGCGATCTTCTTCATCACGTCGGCAATCGTCGTCGTGATCAACCTGGTCGCGGATTTTCTCTACGTCGCCGCCGACCCGCGCATAGAACTGGGGGCTTGA
- a CDS encoding ABC transporter substrate-binding protein, with amino-acid sequence MISRLLRTIMLSVAVTLLTLAGLAAQQAGGTLNLIVQPEPPTVNVGVNRLGPTTYVGNKIYESLLTYSADLRPLPRLAQSWSISDDGLVYTFNLRHDVKWHDGQPFTAKDVVFSFQKFLPALQARSRLNLAEVKDIATPDDHTVVFTLKAPYPAFIYVHNTAVLPAHLYEGVSDFRTAEANSKFIGTGPFKFAEWKKGSFIHLVRNPDYWDAGKPHLNDIFFHVIPDANSRAVAFETGQVDVLRAGDVENFDITRLAGLDGVQLTEAGWEFLQPVGYIHLNNRHKPLDDARVRQAIAHAIDRQFIIDTIFGGFGHETNGPLSRQSRFKDTSVETKYEFDPAKANALLDEVGLKPDANGVRFELQFVPLPYGELWQREAEYIREALSPVGIKVNIVATDVPGWFKRLTTFDYDLAENFVYTTPDPAIGISYAYTTLEGDNAGTTGGNVHGYSNPAVDKLLADAAHENDFDKRKALYSQAQKIISADVPLVWTHDIVFPTLYRTKVRDLITTGLGTDENFADVWLAK; translated from the coding sequence ATGATCTCCCGCCTCTTGCGAACCATCATGCTGTCTGTGGCAGTCACGCTCCTGACGCTGGCCGGACTAGCGGCACAGCAGGCAGGCGGGACGCTCAACCTGATCGTCCAGCCTGAGCCGCCGACGGTCAATGTTGGCGTCAATCGTCTCGGCCCGACGACCTATGTCGGCAACAAGATCTACGAGAGTCTGCTGACCTATTCGGCCGACCTGAGGCCGCTTCCGAGGCTGGCGCAGAGCTGGTCGATTTCCGATGACGGCCTGGTCTACACCTTCAACCTGCGCCACGATGTCAAATGGCATGACGGCCAGCCCTTCACGGCCAAGGACGTGGTGTTCAGCTTCCAGAAATTTCTGCCCGCACTTCAGGCCCGCTCGCGGCTCAATCTGGCGGAGGTGAAGGACATCGCCACGCCGGACGACCACACCGTGGTGTTCACGCTCAAGGCGCCATACCCGGCCTTCATCTATGTGCACAACACCGCCGTGCTGCCGGCCCATCTCTATGAAGGGGTGAGCGACTTCCGCACCGCCGAGGCAAACAGCAAGTTCATAGGCACCGGTCCGTTCAAATTCGCCGAGTGGAAGAAGGGGTCCTTCATCCACCTTGTCCGCAACCCCGACTATTGGGACGCCGGCAAGCCGCATCTGAACGACATCTTCTTCCACGTCATTCCTGACGCCAACAGCCGCGCCGTCGCTTTCGAAACCGGCCAGGTCGACGTGCTGCGCGCCGGCGACGTCGAGAACTTCGACATCACGCGCTTGGCCGGGCTCGATGGCGTGCAGTTGACCGAGGCAGGCTGGGAATTTCTGCAGCCGGTCGGCTATATCCACCTCAACAATCGCCACAAGCCGCTCGACGATGCGCGTGTCCGCCAGGCGATCGCGCATGCGATCGATCGCCAGTTCATCATCGATACGATCTTTGGCGGGTTTGGCCACGAGACCAACGGTCCGCTGTCGCGCCAGTCGCGGTTCAAGGACACATCGGTCGAGACGAAATATGAGTTCGATCCGGCCAAGGCAAATGCCCTCCTCGACGAGGTCGGCCTGAAGCCCGACGCCAACGGCGTGCGCTTCGAACTGCAGTTCGTTCCGCTGCCCTATGGCGAGCTGTGGCAGCGGGAAGCGGAATATATCCGCGAGGCGCTGTCGCCTGTCGGCATCAAGGTCAACATCGTGGCGACCGATGTGCCGGGCTGGTTCAAGCGGCTCACCACCTTCGACTATGATCTTGCCGAGAACTTCGTCTACACCACACCCGACCCGGCGATCGGCATCAGCTACGCCTACACCACGCTCGAAGGCGACAATGCCGGCACTACCGGTGGTAACGTGCATGGCTATTCCAACCCGGCCGTCGACAAGCTTTTGGCTGACGCCGCGCACGAGAACGACTTCGACAAGCGCAAGGCGCTCTACTCGCAAGCCCAGAAGATCATCTCCGCCGATGTGCCGCTCGTCTGGACGCACGACATCGTCTTTCCAACGCTCTACCGAACCAAGGTCCGTGATCTGATCACCACAGGCCTCGGCACCGACGAAAACTTCGCTGACGTCTGGCTGGCGAAATAG